The region GTCTGTCGGGTCTTTTAGACGTAGGCGGGATTTCCCCCCCGAGGTGCGCCTGGTCCGAGGGATGCCTTTTCCCAGCCTTCTTGTCCACGGTCGCCCTGGCCCTCCTCACTCCCTGCAAAGCAGCTGCGGTGCCTCTGCATCCACTGTCACATCTGCACCAAGACAGTAAGGGCAATGGCGGGGTGGGTATGAAGAAGAGGCAAGGATTTGAGATGTGGCAGAGGGCCATGGATAAGAGCGACCACAGTAAGACCATGTCCATGTCGCTGCCCCTCAGTCTCAAAGACTCTGCCAACAGACAGAGCTGCGCCGCCGTGCCTTTTACTCAGGTGAGGCAGACCTTTCCATTTTGGTTAACAATGACAAAGATGGTGTAGGACAATAGAGGACCGTAGGCCTAATGTTTAATCAAATGATTAGACTAAATTAGAAAGTTAAAAGGGATATTTTTTAATAAGTAGGGCCTAATGCTTGAAACATCAAAATACGAAATGTTTATGCGAGtctaattttttttaaatcgatCTTCCATGTACAGCGGATAACGTCCGATGGCTGCGACGCGGTCACAGTCCACAACAAACTGTGCTTCGGTCAATGCAGTTCGCTGTTCATTCCCTCTGGTTGGGAGTCTTCCAGGCTGACGGGTGCAGGGGGACACCGCCGTGCGCCCTGTTCCCGCTGCGCTCCATCCAAGGCTCACACGGTGACGGTGCCTCTGCGTTGTGGAATGGAAGTGCGGGAGAAGCGCGTGATGGTGGTGGAAGAATGCAAATGTGAGACTGGTCGTGAGGAGGGAAATATCGAGGCTGTGGCCTCCATGCACTTGTAACTGAAGATATTGTAGTTTAAGGGCGACATTTTCCAGGTGCAAAAGCTCTGTGCGAATTAGAAAACGCACACTGCGAGATTATAATGAAGTTTATAGTATTTTTTGCACATTGCAACGCAACATTCTTGCACTACGAAAATATCGCCCTAAATACTTGTTTCCCCTCTCACAGCACCTGCTCTAGCCTATTTTGATGACTCTAttcatcatttttggacagaaaataTTTATATTGTGATGTCAGATGTGTACATTGATTATGTGTATTGTATGTGTGAGTCTGAATTTCTAATTCAGAGAAAAACGATTTGGAGGCAAGTGCCACCAATGATTGTTGACAAGTGACTAACATTTTTAGTCATGAACATTTCTGTTCAACCCTGTGGCAGAATGAGTCATCCACTCCACAGTGTAATCATGTTGAATAACTTGTTTAGTTTCATCTGAACTGAACTGCATTTTGTATTTGTGAAATAAAAATGTCAATCTATTTTTGGCTTGTTACTTGGTTTTACCCTTGATGTGCTTTGATTCATGCAAGAGaatctacatagaaaacatgtagtattccaagagaatatacatagaaaacatgtagtattccaagagaatctacatagaaaacatgtagtattccaagagaatatacatagaaaacatgtagtattccaagagaatatacatagaaaacatgtagtattccaagagaatatacatagaaaacatgtagtattccaagagaatatacatagaaaacatgtagtattcaagagaatatacatagaaaacatgttgTATTCAAGAGAatttacatagaaaacatgtattatttacatagaaaacatgtagagaatatacatagaaaacatgtagtattcaagATAatttacatagaaaacatgtagtattcaagagaatttacatagaaaacatgtagtattcaagagaatatacatagaaaacatgtagtattcaagagaatatacatagaaaacatgtagtattcaagataatctacatagaaaacatgtagtattcaagagaatatacatagaaaacatgtagtattcaagataatacatagaaaacatgtagtattcaagataatatacatagaaaacatgtagtattccaagataatatacatagaaaacatgtagtattcaagagaatatacatagaaaacatgtagtattcaaagaatatacatagaaaacatgtagtattcaagagaatttacatagaaaacatgtagtattcaagagaatatacatagaaaacatgtagtattcaagagaatatacatagaaaacatgtagtattcaagATAATCTACatgaaaacatgtagtattcaagATATCTACAGAATATAAGagatagaaaacatgtagtattcaagagaatctacatagaaaacatgtagtattcaagAGAATCTAAGAAAACATGaatctacatagaaaacatgtagtattcataGAGAATTCAAGAgaatacatagaaaacatgtagtattccaagagaatttacatagaaaacatgtagtattcaagagaatctacatagaaaacatgtagtattcagagaatctacatagaaaacatgtagtattcaagagaaatatacatagaaaacatgtagtattcaagagaatctacatagaaaacatgtagtattccaagagaatatacatagaaaacatgtagtattcaagataatctacatagaaaacatgtagtattcaagagaatatacatagaaaacatgtagtattcaagagaatatacatagaaaacatgtagtattcaagagaatatacatagaaaacatgtagtattccaagataatctacatagaaaacatgtactattcaagagaatatacatagaaaacatgtagtattcaagataatctacatagaaaacatgtagtattcagagaatatacatagaaaacatgtagtattccaagagaatatacatagaaaacatgtagtattccaagataaTCTACATAGTAGTATTcacacatagaaaacatgtatatccaagagaatatacatagaaaacatgtagtattccaagataatctacatagaaaacatgtattcagtattccaagagaatatacatagaaaacatgtagtattcaagagaatatacatagaaaacatgtagtattcaagataatctacatagaaaacatgtagtattcaagaatctacatagaaaacatgtagtattccaagataatctacatagaaaacatgtagtattccaagagaatatacatagaaaacatgtagtattcaaagagaatatacatagaaaacatgtagtattcaagagaatttacatagaaaacatgtagtattccagaaatatacatagaaaacatgtagtattccaagagaatatacatagaaaacatgtagtattcaagataatctacatagaaaacatgtagtattcaaaagagaatatacatagaaaatgTAGTATTCAAGATaatctacatagaaaacatgtagtattcaagAGATCTACATAGAAAACATAGTATTCAAGAGAatttacatagaaaacatgtagtattcaagagaatatacatagaaaacatgtagtattccaagagaatctacatacatttacatttacatttaagtcatttatgaAAACTCTTATTcagagaatatacatagaatggTGTTTCACCTTATGAATCTACATGGAACAGCCAGtattacaatagtgcatctacttttaaaacatgtagtattcaagGATTActttacatagaaaacatgtagtattccttAAGAGAATATTTCAGGTGTCTCCATGTGGTATTCTCCGCTGTCCTCGTACGTGAAAAcatgttccaccattgggggccagagagAATTTtgacatagaaaacatgtagtattctcAGTGGTAGGGATCTACATAGAATGAACATGCCCTTGTTTCAGGTGTATGATCAGAGCCtggaaaacatgtagtattcagaTAATCTACATAGAAAACCATGgtattccaagagaatatacatagaaaacatgtagtattcaggAGAGGAGCCAGTTACATAGAAAACTGGGAAGGTTGattccaagagaatatacatagaaaacatgtagtattcaagGCAGGACCCAGCCAAACATTGCAGTATTCCAAGATaatctacatagaaaacatgtaccTGTGTGAAGAGAATCGTACATAGAAAACGTAGTATTCAAGATaatctacatagaaaacatgtagtattccaagagaatatacatagaaaacatgtagtattccaagagaatattacatagaaaacatgtagtattcaagataatctacatagaaaacatgtagtattccaagagaatatacatagaaaacatgtagtattccaa is a window of Oncorhynchus nerka isolate Pitt River unplaced genomic scaffold, Oner_Uvic_2.0 unplaced_scaffold_4283, whole genome shotgun sequence DNA encoding:
- the LOC135566565 gene encoding DAN domain family member 5-like; its protein translation is MEMWSRSVPKNGASRYFESSGNGPVDEQEPIRGTVKVVKLNPNNLGLSGLLDVGGISPPRCAWSEGCLFPAFLSTVALALLTPCKAAAVPLHPLSHLHQDSKGNGGVGMKKRQGFEMWQRAMDKSDHSKTMSMSLPLSLKDSANRQSCAAVPFTQRITSDGCDAVTVHNKLCFGQCSSLFIPSGWESSRLTGAGGHRRAPCSRCAPSKAHTVTVPLRCGMEVREKRVMVVEECKCETGREEGNIEAVASMHL